The following coding sequences are from one Ovis canadensis isolate MfBH-ARS-UI-01 breed Bighorn chromosome 25, ARS-UI_OviCan_v2, whole genome shotgun sequence window:
- the LOC138430315 gene encoding conglutinin-like isoform X2, protein MSSPGPAGRAGMPGPAGPTGPKGDNGSAGEPGPKGDAGPPGPPGKPGPAGKEGPSGRQGSMGPPGTPGPKGEPGPKGGLGTPGMQGSPGPTGLKGERGAPGEPGGPGPAGAAGPAGAIGPQGPSGARGPPGLKGDRGTPGQRGEKGESGLAEVNALKQQVTILEGHLRRFQNAFSQYKNAVLFPDGQAVGEKIFKTAGVVRSYSDAQQLCTEAKGQLASPRSAAENKAVTQLVRAHKRNAYLSMNDISTEGRFTYPTGEILVYSYWATGEPNNSDDGQPENCVEISPEGQWNDIPCSKQLLVICEF, encoded by the exons ATGA GTTcaccaggacctgcaggacgagCAGGAATGCCAGGACCAGCTGGCCCCACTGGGCCGAAAGGAGACAATGGCTCTGCTGGGGAACCTGGACCAAAGGGAGACGCTGGACCGCCTG GGCCTCCAGGTAAGCCTGGTCCAGCTGGAAAAGAGGGCCCCTCAGGGAGGCAGGGGAGCATGGGACCTCCAGGCACACCAGGCCCCAAAGGAGAACCTGGGCCCAAAG GAGGACTGGGTACCCCAGGTATGCAGGGCTCCCCAGGCCCCACAGGCCTCAAAGGAGAGAGAGGTGCCCCTGGTGAGCCTGGAGGCCCTGGACCTGCTGGGGCGGCAG GGCCTGCTGGAGCCATAGGTCCACAGGGGCCTTCAGGTGCCAGGGGCCCCCCAGGACTGAAGGGGGACAGAGGTACTCCTGGACAAAGAGGCGAAAAGGGTGAGAGTGGGCTTGCAG aggtcAATGCTCTCAAGCAGCAGGTGACAATCTTAGAGGGACATCTGCGACGCTTCCAGAATGCCTTCTCTCAGTATAAGAACG CGGTGCTCTTCCCTGATGGCCAGGCTGTCGGGGAGAAGATCTTCAAGACGGCAGGTGTGGTCAGATCATATTCAGACGCCCAGCAGCTCTGCACAGAGGCTAAGGGACAGCTGGCCTCCCCACGCTCTGCAGCCGAGAACAAGGCCGTGACACAGTTGGTCAGAGCCCACAAAAGGAATGCTTACCTGAGCATGAATGACATCTCCACGGAGGGGAGGTTCACCTACCCCACTGGGGAAATACTGGTCTATTCCTACTGGGCCACTGGGGAGCCCAACAACAGCGATGATGGACAACCAGAGAACTGTGTGGAAATCTCTCCTGAGGGCCAGTGGAATGACATACCCTGCAGTAAGCAACTCCTCGTGATCTGCGAGTTTTGA
- the LOC138430315 gene encoding conglutinin-like isoform X1, which yields MLLLPLSALLLLTQPWRSLGAEMTFYSQKILPNACTLVMCSPPENGLPGRDGQDGKEGPRGEKGDPGSPGPAGRAGMPGPAGPTGPKGDNGSAGEPGPKGDAGPPGPPGKPGPAGKEGPSGRQGSMGPPGTPGPKGEPGPKGGLGTPGMQGSPGPTGLKGERGAPGEPGGPGPAGAAGPAGAIGPQGPSGARGPPGLKGDRGTPGQRGEKGESGLAEVNALKQQVTILEGHLRRFQNAFSQYKNAVLFPDGQAVGEKIFKTAGVVRSYSDAQQLCTEAKGQLASPRSAAENKAVTQLVRAHKRNAYLSMNDISTEGRFTYPTGEILVYSYWATGEPNNSDDGQPENCVEISPEGQWNDIPCSKQLLVICEF from the exons AtgcttctcctccctctctccgcACTGCTCCTGCTCACACAACCCTGGAGATCCCTGGGAGCAGAAATGACTTTCTATTCCCAGAAAATACTGCCCAACGCCTGTACTCTGGTTATGTGTAGCCCCCCGGAGAATGGCTTGCCTGGTCGTGATGGACAAGATGGGAAAGAAGGTCCCCGGGGAGAGAAGGGGGATCCAG GTTcaccaggacctgcaggacgagCAGGAATGCCAGGACCAGCTGGCCCCACTGGGCCGAAAGGAGACAATGGCTCTGCTGGGGAACCTGGACCAAAGGGAGACGCTGGACCGCCTG GGCCTCCAGGTAAGCCTGGTCCAGCTGGAAAAGAGGGCCCCTCAGGGAGGCAGGGGAGCATGGGACCTCCAGGCACACCAGGCCCCAAAGGAGAACCTGGGCCCAAAG GAGGACTGGGTACCCCAGGTATGCAGGGCTCCCCAGGCCCCACAGGCCTCAAAGGAGAGAGAGGTGCCCCTGGTGAGCCTGGAGGCCCTGGACCTGCTGGGGCGGCAG GGCCTGCTGGAGCCATAGGTCCACAGGGGCCTTCAGGTGCCAGGGGCCCCCCAGGACTGAAGGGGGACAGAGGTACTCCTGGACAAAGAGGCGAAAAGGGTGAGAGTGGGCTTGCAG aggtcAATGCTCTCAAGCAGCAGGTGACAATCTTAGAGGGACATCTGCGACGCTTCCAGAATGCCTTCTCTCAGTATAAGAACG CGGTGCTCTTCCCTGATGGCCAGGCTGTCGGGGAGAAGATCTTCAAGACGGCAGGTGTGGTCAGATCATATTCAGACGCCCAGCAGCTCTGCACAGAGGCTAAGGGACAGCTGGCCTCCCCACGCTCTGCAGCCGAGAACAAGGCCGTGACACAGTTGGTCAGAGCCCACAAAAGGAATGCTTACCTGAGCATGAATGACATCTCCACGGAGGGGAGGTTCACCTACCCCACTGGGGAAATACTGGTCTATTCCTACTGGGCCACTGGGGAGCCCAACAACAGCGATGATGGACAACCAGAGAACTGTGTGGAAATCTCTCCTGAGGGCCAGTGGAATGACATACCCTGCAGTAAGCAACTCCTCGTGATCTGCGAGTTTTGA